The Streptomyces sp. NBC_00344 genome includes a window with the following:
- a CDS encoding tyrosinase family protein, whose protein sequence is MYTRKNQKHLTAAERRRFVGAVIELKRSGRYDAFVRMHGEYYVPDGSRGPRVAHMAPTFFPWHRRFVLEFERALQAVAPGVTVPYWDWTVDNTPAASLWSDDFLGGNGRREDQQVMTGPFAYRGGHWDISVGVTDEPFLTRNFGRPADPVALPTGADLDLALKQPVYDASPWDSTVSGGFRNVFEGWSVGGGPRWRNHNLVHRWVGGLMNSATSPNDPVFWLHHSFVDLVWDRWQKAHPRAGFEPRRKLPAGDRQSGRVYSLDEPMPPWNVRPSALMSHQGIYRYE, encoded by the coding sequence GTGTACACCCGCAAGAATCAGAAGCATCTCACCGCGGCCGAGCGGCGGCGGTTCGTCGGCGCGGTCATCGAACTCAAGCGTTCGGGACGGTACGACGCATTCGTCCGGATGCATGGCGAGTACTACGTTCCGGACGGCTCACGAGGGCCCCGGGTCGCCCATATGGCACCCACCTTCTTCCCCTGGCACCGCCGTTTCGTCCTGGAGTTCGAGCGCGCCCTGCAGGCCGTCGCACCCGGGGTCACGGTTCCGTACTGGGACTGGACGGTGGACAACACCCCGGCTGCCTCGCTCTGGTCCGACGACTTCCTCGGCGGGAACGGCCGCCGGGAGGATCAGCAGGTGATGACCGGTCCCTTCGCGTACCGCGGCGGGCACTGGGACATCAGCGTCGGAGTGACGGACGAGCCGTTCCTCACCCGCAATTTCGGCCGCCCGGCCGACCCGGTCGCACTGCCCACCGGGGCCGATCTGGACCTCGCGCTGAAGCAGCCGGTGTACGACGCGTCCCCGTGGGACTCCACGGTGTCCGGGGGGTTCCGTAACGTCTTCGAGGGCTGGTCGGTGGGCGGCGGTCCCCGATGGCGCAACCACAACCTGGTGCACCGCTGGGTGGGAGGGCTGATGAACTCCGCCACGTCCCCCAACGACCCGGTCTTCTGGTTGCACCATTCCTTCGTCGACCTGGTCTGGGACCGCTGGCAGAAGGCCCATCCGCGGGCCGGCTTCGAGCCGAGGAGGAAGCTGCCGGCCGGGGACCGGCAGAGCGGCCGGGTGTACAGCCTCGACGAGCCGATGCCGCCGTGGAACGTCAGGCCTTCGGCGCTGATGAGCCATCAGGGGATCTACCGTTACGAGTAA